A stretch of DNA from Methanosarcinales archaeon:
CGGATTATGGGGTGTATTGGCAGCAGGGTTATTTATCCCTTCAATTTCACTCACATCCCAGTTAATCGGTAGTATTGTGGTCATTGTACTGGCAGTAGCTGGCGGCCTTACCATCTATGGAGCACTTAAGGTCCTTGGACTGCTGAGGATCGACCAGGAAATGGAGATTATAGGCCTGGACGAAAGTTTATATGAAATGAATGTCTATCCCGAATCAATAGTTGAAAGGATAGACCCATCATGAAAATGGTAGTTGCGATAATAAGGACCGAAAAACTTCATGAAGTAATGGATTCACTGGAAGCTGCAGGGATTAAATCCCTTACAGCCTCCAGTGTAAAGGGTCGGGGAACCCAGAAAGGCATCACACAGCAGTGGAGGGGGCGCGAATATACTGTAGATCTGCTGGAAAAAACAAAACTGGAGATAGTGGTCACGGATGACCTTGTTGATGCTACCATAAATGCTATAAAGGGATCAGCCACGACTGGTAATATTGGGGATGGGAAGATTTTTGTCCAAAATGTGGAGACTGCTATTAGGATACGAACGGGTACAACTGGCGATACAGCCATTTAATTTATAATCCAGATTATTATTTTCCTAAACCTTTATTATAGTCCAATACATCTACCCATCCTGAAGTGAGACTTACATGGCAGAGACAATACACTGGGCAGATGTGGTTGCCAGCGAAGCATTGAAAAAAGGTAATAAGCATACAGTAGCTTCAGGCATAACACCTTCAGGAAATATCCATATCGGCAACATGCGTGAAGTAGTTACTGCCGATGCAGCATACAGGGCACTGCTTGATGCGGGTTCTGATGTAAAATTACTATATATAGCAGATACCTACGACCCCTTACGCAAGGTATACCCATTTTTAGATGATAGTTTTGAAGCACACGTGGGCAAGCCCTTATCAGAGATCCCCTGTCCCTGTGGCAACCATCCAAATTACGCGCAACATTTCCTTGAACCATTCTTTAGATCGCTGGACCAACTTGGGATAAAACCTGCAGTCCACAGGGCTGATGAGCTCTACAAAGCAGGGGCTTATGTGGAGGCTATCAAGATTGCACTGGTAAAAAGAGATGAAATCGCTCGGATTATTGAAGAAGTGTCGCAACGAACACTTGAACCTGACTGGAACCCTTTCAATCCCATATGTAATGAATGCGGCAGACTGACCACGACTAAAGTCACCGGGTTTGATCTGGAATCAGAAACAATAGATTACACCTGTTCATGCGGCTCATCCGGAACTGTATCCATGCGAGGAGGGGGAAAACTTACCTGGCGGGTTGACTGGCCCGCAAGATGGCCTATTCTGGGTGTAACAGTCGAACCCTTTGGCAAGGACCATGCGTCAGCGGGTGGTTCCTATGATACTGGCAAGCGTATATCAAGTGAAATTTTCGAATATCCTGCACCCCACCCCATTGTCTACGAATGGATCAACCTGAAAGGGAAAGGTGCCATGTCCTCATCCACAGGAGTTACCGTGACTATCAGCGATATGCTGGATGTAGTGCCTCCTGAGGTGCTGAGATACCTGATCATCAGAAGCAAACCTGAGAAACATATTGAGTTCGACCCGGGTCTGCCTTTATTGAACCTGATCGATGAATATGACAACCTGGATGAGAGTATCGATAAAAGGGCCTACCAGCTTTCCCACGCAGGAAGTGAGGAGGGTGCCAAAATACCATTCAGGCACATGGTCACTGCGGTCCAGATTGCTGATCACAGTTTTGATTACCTTCTGACAGTACTTGAGCGGGGAGGGTATGACGTTTCTAATTACGAAAATATTCGCAAGAGAGCAGATAATGTAGAAAAATGGCTGGAGACTTTTGCTCCTGCTATGGTGAAATTCGAGATCCAGAAGACCCTGCCGCCAGAAACCAGGAACTTCAACGACCAGCAGCGCCATGCTTTAAAAGTGTTAGTGGAACGCATGCCTGGATTTAATGACGGTCAGGCCATCCATGAAGGGATTTATGCTATAGCCAAGGAACTGGAAATGAATCCTAAGAAACTGTTCCAGACAATCTACCAGTCCATTCTGGGGACAAAGAGCGGGCCCAGGCTGGGGTACTTCTTAGTGTCGTTGGAAAGGGATTTCCTGGTTGAGCGGTTCAAGGCTGCTTGTGAAATATAAATCGGGATATTGAAACTCTGCGTGATATTGTTAGCTGGCTCTGTCTGGCAGATGTGAAAGCTTTCGGAATGACATGGGAAGACAGCGAAGCCTTTTTATCACGTCTTGATTTCACGCTTGTGTTGCATGCTGATAAGTGCAGATATCTCTTTCATTTTATATTTTAACAGCCATGACAAGTCCCCATACCTGCAAAATCGATATCCTCACCAATTTATTGGATTAAGCCTGTGACGCTTCGGTAAAATGAAAATGGTATGCAGGAGGTTAATTTGCTTTATTCACGCAGTGTAAGGCATTATTTTGTGAATATAATATTACCGAAGTATCACACATAGGTGTCTAAGATAACTTGACTGGTACCGTCAACAAATGTGCCTGCTACTACTACATGGTCCCGAGCGGTTGTTCCATTATCATCCTGTTGAGTATATCCAACATATAAATTTGATGAATTTTGATATGGTGTCTTACCTGCTACTGAATAGGTTAAATATGCTAAAGACTCATGATCCTGTCCACCTTGATAAGTTATATCGATATTACTTGAATTTGTTTGTGAAGCCGTTACTGCCACAGTATAAGTATTCTTCAATGATCCGCTCATACCAAAGACGAAGGCTGCAATGACTGCTGCCAGAATAACTGTAATGGCAACCATAAGGATAACTCCAATAACCGGTGATACAGCTTCTTCGTCCATAAACTTTCTATTTGCTTTCATTTTAACATCACTCCAATTTCTTATTTTTCAGTGCCTTTTCCAGTTTTTTTGCCCACATATCTGATTCCTGACATTTATTACACCTTGCTGTGAAAATTGATACCCTATTAGATATCAAATTCCCGGATCCCTGAACTGTCTCATTATTATCCCTTCTGCCACTTTTGGGACAAAAAGAGTCGATTTTTGCGGAAAATTCTTCATTTCCGAGTGGGCCTTATGTTCAACTTCATTTATGGAAAGTGCCCTCATCAAAAATGCACAATCAAAACCCTGCTTGTCCACCTTTTTTACAGCTTCGGTCACGCTGTCGCAAAAAGCCAGGTTATCTACTTTATTTCCATCCATAAAGGGGCCGATTATCCATTCATTAAGCGAGATATAATCAAGCCCTACCTTTTCCTCCGCACTATCTGAAAGTTTCTTGACTTCATCCCTGTGTGCCCTGAATATTGAAAAATCATTTCCGTCATACCATCCGATTTTGACATCATACGAATCATCCCTGGCATTCATGATTTTATAAAATTCTTCATCGTCATTATCTCCCTGCCAGATGATCTCATAATATCTATTCAATTGTTGCAGCAGTTTCTTAGCATTTATGCCCTTAATACAACGATGCCACGGTAGCAGCAACAGAGCACGGTCCCCCCCTTCCATGAACATCATCATAGTATAATCCACACCATCCTGGATACACAGTTTATGGGTAGCATTATAGCGGTGGTGCCCATCAAGGATTAAAACTTTTTCATCAGCCATGAGTTCCTGGATATGTTTGATAATATCATTATCAGTAATTTCCCACAATAGATGTCGGTTGCCATTTAATGTAATGTCTAATAACGGAGGTATTTCATCTCTT
This window harbors:
- a CDS encoding P-II family nitrogen regulator, translated to MKMVVAIIRTEKLHEVMDSLEAAGIKSLTASSVKGRGTQKGITQQWRGREYTVDLLEKTKLEIVVTDDLVDATINAIKGSATTGNIGDGKIFVQNVETAIRIRTGTTGDTAI
- a CDS encoding lysine--tRNA ligase; the protein is MAETIHWADVVASEALKKGNKHTVASGITPSGNIHIGNMREVVTADAAYRALLDAGSDVKLLYIADTYDPLRKVYPFLDDSFEAHVGKPLSEIPCPCGNHPNYAQHFLEPFFRSLDQLGIKPAVHRADELYKAGAYVEAIKIALVKRDEIARIIEEVSQRTLEPDWNPFNPICNECGRLTTTKVTGFDLESETIDYTCSCGSSGTVSMRGGGKLTWRVDWPARWPILGVTVEPFGKDHASAGGSYDTGKRISSEIFEYPAPHPIVYEWINLKGKGAMSSSTGVTVTISDMLDVVPPEVLRYLIIRSKPEKHIEFDPGLPLLNLIDEYDNLDESIDKRAYQLSHAGSEEGAKIPFRHMVTAVQIADHSFDYLLTVLERGGYDVSNYENIRKRADNVEKWLETFAPAMVKFEIQKTLPPETRNFNDQQRHALKVLVERMPGFNDGQAIHEGIYAIAKELEMNPKKLFQTIYQSILGTKSGPRLGYFLVSLERDFLVERFKAACEI
- a CDS encoding type IV pilin N-terminal domain-containing protein, with amino-acid sequence MKANRKFMDEEAVSPVIGVILMVAITVILAAVIAAFVFGMSGSLKNTYTVAVTASQTNSSNIDITYQGGQDHESLAYLTYSVAGKTPYQNSSNLYVGYTQQDDNGTTARDHVVVAGTFVDGTSQVILDTYV
- a CDS encoding DUF1015 family protein, which produces MVIIKPFKATILNPEIPDREMLVCPVYDTIDEREYDKYGRVKNNVIHITTRKDGTDSSQFIDNAKKQLNRLFQDNILKELEHPAFYIYGIRYSLPEHILGQIPDSVKRGVYFAFGLMALVKVEKLGEGNIVGHEKIFEKHSAERIELMRVCKMNFAPIASEYNMPGHGINNLFEQYLGFKRPDLVIRDEIPPLLDITLNGNRHLLWEITDNDIIKHIQELMADEKVLILDGHHRYNATHKLCIQDGVDYTMMMFMEGGDRALLLLPWHRCIKGINAKKLLQQLNRYYEIIWQGDNDDEEFYKIMNARDDSYDVKIGWYDGNDFSIFRAHRDEVKKLSDSAEEKVGLDYISLNEWIIGPFMDGNKVDNLAFCDSVTEAVKKVDKQGFDCAFLMRALSINEVEHKAHSEMKNFPQKSTLFVPKVAEGIIMRQFRDPGI